One genomic window of Niveibacterium sp. SC-1 includes the following:
- a CDS encoding bifunctional riboflavin kinase/FAD synthetase: MLVFRGLPAHADVSSVLTIGNFDGVHRGHQALLERLVRVARERALPATVLTFEPHPREFFAPDSAPPRLSRLREKLELLAEAGVDRVFIIPFDAALAALEAEAFIEQVLVRALGTRYLLIGDDFCFGRARRGNFAMLQDSGRSLGFQVESMPTLVFEGERVSSSAVRETLMAGDLEHAERLIGRPYTMSGRVMHGDKLGRTLGFPTANIQIKRSKSPLMGIFTVTVDGLADAPWPGVASLGVRPTVTSSGRATLEVFLFDFDGDLYGRHLRVNFLHKQRDEAKFDSLDALKAAIWRDCDIAREILAQRRIQVPTVV, translated from the coding sequence ATGCTGGTCTTTCGTGGCCTCCCCGCGCACGCGGATGTGTCTTCGGTGCTGACCATCGGCAATTTCGATGGCGTGCATCGCGGCCATCAGGCGTTGCTGGAACGACTCGTGCGCGTCGCGCGCGAGCGCGCGCTGCCGGCCACCGTCCTGACCTTCGAACCGCATCCGCGTGAATTCTTCGCGCCGGATTCGGCGCCGCCACGACTGTCCCGCCTGCGCGAAAAGCTCGAACTGCTGGCCGAAGCCGGCGTCGATCGCGTCTTCATCATCCCGTTCGATGCCGCACTGGCGGCACTGGAGGCCGAAGCCTTCATCGAACAGGTGCTGGTGCGCGCACTGGGCACCCGCTATCTCCTGATCGGCGACGATTTCTGTTTCGGCCGCGCCCGGCGCGGCAACTTCGCCATGCTGCAGGACTCGGGCAGGAGCCTCGGCTTCCAGGTCGAGTCCATGCCGACGCTGGTGTTCGAGGGCGAGCGCGTCTCCAGCTCGGCCGTGCGCGAGACCCTGATGGCGGGTGACCTCGAACACGCCGAACGCCTGATCGGCCGGCCCTACACCATGAGCGGCCGCGTCATGCACGGCGACAAGCTCGGCCGCACCCTCGGTTTCCCCACGGCGAACATCCAGATCAAGCGCAGCAAGTCGCCCCTGATGGGCATCTTCACCGTCACCGTCGATGGCCTGGCCGACGCGCCCTGGCCGGGCGTGGCGAGCCTGGGCGTGCGCCCGACCGTGACCAGCAGCGGCCGCGCCACCCTGGAAGTCTTCCTGTTCGATTTCGACGGCGATCTCTACGGCCGCCACCTGCGGGTGAACTTCCTGCACAAGCAACGCGACGAAGCCAAATTCGACTCGCTCGATGCGCTCAAGGCTGCGATCTGGCGCGATTGCGATATCGCCCGCGAAATTCTCGCGCAACGGCGAATTCAGGTGCCGACGGTCGTTTAG
- a CDS encoding glycosyl transferase gives MNYGYFDDARREYVITTPKTPVKWINYVGGLAFGGFVDQTGGSLICKGDPALNRIVKYLPQAPASDFKGETLYLRFRQADGCYKVFSPFYVPTLDPYDLYECRVGLGYSRYVSEFYGIRTDVTVFVPPGEQRVIRDIRIFNVGSKALDIDAIPVVEYTHFDALKQFTNADWVPQTMQSRALREADGRLVLTQYAFMKRDTTQNYFTSNLPVASFESDRKRFLGDNEYGTWRQPLALLNEQLGNYEAQRGDNIAALMHELGTLQPGESRRLITQLSQARSVADDAETIARFRDPAEVDKAFAALAAAWEDYLSVLQVKTPDPKFDSMINVHNPRQCATTKNWSRDLSLYQLGFGGRGIGFRDSSQDSMGMVSNDPEGAKGLITKLLHVQKRDGSAMHQFFPSTMVASVGDSHEFPDRPKYYGDDHLWIILAVAAYLKETGDVAFLKQEIPFYEKGEGDHPLEAAPVLEHLKRAIEFTWAHRGRHGLPLLGFADWNDTVNLRTGAESNFISAQFGKALQEMTDIAEMLGDTSAASRYRQLYAEMKEIVNRETWDGEWFVRYYDHDGSPLGSKANQYGKIYINSQSWNVLCGFAEGERALTALDSVNKHLNTANGLKLSAPGFNGYDKNLGGVSTYPPGAKENGGIFLHTNPWVMIAETLVGNGDRAYQYYSQINPAYKNECIDEFEAEPYCYPQNMLGDEHPQFGLGRNSWLSGTSSWTYQAATRHILGLQPGFQGLIVDPCIPKAWDGFTAVRRFRGATYEITVRNPDHVSKGVRSLTVDGKPVAGKVVPLFAEGRHKVELVLG, from the coding sequence ATGAATTACGGTTACTTTGATGACGCCAGGCGCGAATACGTCATCACCACGCCCAAGACCCCCGTCAAGTGGATCAACTATGTCGGCGGCCTTGCTTTCGGTGGCTTCGTCGACCAGACCGGCGGTTCGCTGATCTGCAAGGGCGATCCGGCGTTGAACCGCATCGTCAAGTACCTGCCGCAGGCGCCGGCCTCGGACTTCAAGGGCGAAACCCTCTACCTGCGCTTCCGCCAGGCCGACGGCTGCTACAAGGTCTTCTCGCCGTTCTACGTGCCGACGCTGGATCCTTACGACCTGTATGAATGCCGCGTGGGCCTCGGCTATTCACGCTACGTCTCCGAGTTCTACGGCATCCGTACCGATGTGACGGTGTTCGTGCCGCCGGGCGAGCAGCGTGTCATCCGCGACATCCGTATTTTTAACGTCGGAAGTAAAGCGCTTGATATCGATGCGATTCCCGTCGTCGAATACACGCACTTCGACGCGCTCAAGCAATTCACCAATGCCGACTGGGTCCCGCAGACCATGCAGAGCCGTGCGCTGCGCGAGGCCGATGGTCGCCTGGTGCTCACGCAATACGCCTTCATGAAGCGGGACACGACGCAGAACTACTTCACCTCCAACCTGCCTGTCGCTTCTTTCGAATCCGACCGCAAGCGCTTCTTGGGCGACAACGAGTACGGCACCTGGCGCCAGCCCCTGGCCTTGCTCAACGAGCAGCTGGGCAACTACGAGGCCCAACGCGGCGACAACATCGCGGCGCTGATGCATGAACTGGGCACGCTGCAGCCGGGCGAGAGCCGTCGTCTCATCACCCAGCTCTCGCAGGCACGCAGCGTCGCGGACGATGCAGAAACGATCGCGCGCTTCCGCGATCCGGCCGAAGTCGACAAGGCCTTCGCCGCGCTCGCCGCCGCCTGGGAGGACTACCTCTCGGTGCTGCAGGTGAAGACGCCGGACCCCAAGTTCGACAGCATGATCAACGTGCACAACCCGCGTCAGTGCGCCACCACCAAGAACTGGTCACGCGACCTGTCGCTCTACCAGCTCGGCTTCGGCGGGCGCGGCATCGGTTTCCGCGACAGCTCGCAGGACTCGATGGGCATGGTCTCCAACGATCCGGAAGGCGCCAAGGGCCTGATCACCAAGCTCTTGCACGTGCAGAAGCGCGATGGTTCGGCGATGCACCAGTTCTTCCCCTCGACGATGGTGGCCAGCGTCGGCGATTCGCATGAATTCCCGGATCGGCCCAAGTACTACGGCGACGATCACCTGTGGATCATCCTGGCCGTCGCGGCCTACCTGAAGGAGACCGGAGACGTCGCCTTCCTCAAGCAGGAGATCCCCTTCTACGAGAAGGGCGAGGGTGATCATCCGCTGGAAGCCGCGCCGGTGCTGGAGCATCTGAAGCGCGCGATCGAATTCACCTGGGCACACCGCGGCCGGCACGGCCTGCCGCTACTCGGCTTCGCGGACTGGAACGACACGGTCAACCTGCGCACCGGGGCGGAGTCGAACTTCATCTCCGCCCAGTTCGGCAAGGCGCTCCAGGAGATGACCGACATCGCCGAGATGCTCGGCGACACGAGCGCGGCGAGCCGCTATCGCCAGCTCTACGCCGAGATGAAGGAGATCGTGAATCGCGAGACCTGGGACGGCGAATGGTTCGTCCGCTACTACGATCACGACGGCTCGCCGCTGGGCTCCAAGGCCAATCAGTACGGCAAGATCTACATCAACTCGCAGAGCTGGAACGTGCTCTGCGGCTTCGCCGAAGGCGAACGCGCGCTGACGGCGCTGGACTCGGTGAACAAGCACCTGAACACCGCCAACGGCCTCAAGCTCTCCGCGCCGGGCTTCAACGGCTACGACAAGAACCTCGGCGGCGTATCCACCTATCCGCCCGGCGCCAAAGAAAACGGCGGCATCTTCCTGCACACCAACCCCTGGGTGATGATCGCCGAAACCCTGGTGGGCAACGGCGACCGCGCCTACCAGTACTACAGCCAGATCAACCCGGCCTACAAGAACGAGTGCATTGACGAGTTCGAGGCGGAGCCCTACTGCTATCCACAGAACATGCTCGGCGACGAGCATCCGCAGTTCGGGCTGGGCCGCAACAGCTGGCTCTCGGGCACCTCGTCCTGGACCTACCAGGCAGCCACCCGCCACATCCTCGGCTTGCAACCGGGATTCCAGGGCCTGATCGTGGATCCCTGCATTCCCAAGGCCTGGGACGGCTTCACGGCGGTGCGTCGCTTCCGTGGCGCGACCTACGAGATCACCGTGCGCAACCCGGACCATGTGAGCAAGGGCGTGCGCTCACTGACCGTGGATGGCAAGCCGGTAGCAGGCAAGGTCGTACCGCTCTTTGCCGAAGGCAGGCACAAGGTCGAGCTCGTGCTCGGCTGA
- the ileS gene encoding isoleucine--tRNA ligase: MADYRKTLNMPDTPFPMRGDLPKREPGWIAAWQQRGLYKQIRKASAGRPKFVLHDGPPYANGALHLGHALNKILKDIIVRSKTMAGFDAPYVPGWDCHGLPIEHKIEVTHGKNLPADKVRELCRSYAAEQVEIQKAGFIRLGVLGEWDNPYLTMAFANEAGEIRALAKMVEQGYVFKGLKPVNWCFDCGSALAEAEVEYADKKSPAVDVAFPVIDADKLAAAFGLAQLDKPAAAVIWTTTPWTIPANQALNLHPEFEYALVDVGDRLLVVAKELLASCLERWNKSGAVIATAPGKSLENLRFHHPLYERESIAYLADYVGLDAGTGIVHCAPAHGVDDFNVWRAYGRSNEEIIAPVKGDGHFVADLPYFGGQMIWKANPQIVEKLTEAGNLLAHGNITHSYMHCWRHKTPIIYRATAQWFVGMDKLPADGVSLRDKALAGVEATAFYPAWGKPRLHAMIAGRPDWCISRQRNWGVPIPFFLHKETGELHPRTVELMDKVAQRVEKEGIEAWFRLDAAELLGDEAAHYQKISDTLDVWFDSGTTHWHVLRGSHPDGHATGPRADLYLEGSDQHRGWFHSSLLTGAAIDGHAPYKALLTHGFTVDEKGRKMSKSLGNTIEPDEVSNKLGAENLRLWVATTDYSGELAISKEILDRVVEVYRRLRNTLRFLLANTADFDIAKDAVAMDQWLDIDHYALALTRRMAQQAEADYAGYEFHRVIQGLQIFCSEDLGAFYLDVLKDRLYTSQVDSVARRAAQTVLWHITQTVVKLMAPILCFTAEEIWSVLNPGKTDDSVMLHTWHALPEQADEAALVARWEAIRAVRAEALKAIEAVRTEGRIGASLQAEVEIRAAGDAYAALASLGEDLKFVLITSAATLVKVDNETDAGVTVTPTEHAKCERCWHWRADVGAHAEHSTLCGRCVSNLFGSGEVREHA; this comes from the coding sequence ATGGCTGACTACCGCAAGACCCTGAACATGCCCGACACGCCCTTCCCCATGCGCGGCGACCTGCCGAAGCGGGAACCGGGCTGGATCGCTGCCTGGCAGCAGCGCGGGCTCTACAAGCAGATCCGCAAGGCATCCGCCGGCCGGCCCAAGTTCGTCCTGCACGACGGCCCGCCCTACGCGAACGGCGCCCTGCACCTGGGCCATGCGCTCAACAAGATCCTCAAGGACATCATCGTCCGCTCCAAGACGATGGCCGGCTTCGACGCCCCCTATGTGCCGGGCTGGGACTGCCACGGCCTACCGATCGAGCACAAGATCGAGGTCACCCACGGCAAGAACCTGCCCGCCGACAAGGTGCGCGAGCTGTGCCGCAGCTACGCCGCCGAACAGGTCGAGATCCAGAAGGCCGGCTTCATCCGCCTGGGCGTACTGGGCGAATGGGACAACCCCTACCTCACCATGGCCTTCGCCAACGAGGCCGGAGAGATCCGCGCGCTGGCGAAGATGGTCGAGCAGGGCTACGTGTTCAAGGGCTTGAAGCCGGTGAACTGGTGCTTCGACTGCGGCTCGGCACTGGCCGAGGCCGAAGTTGAATACGCCGACAAGAAGTCACCCGCGGTCGACGTCGCCTTCCCGGTCATCGATGCGGACAAGCTGGCCGCCGCCTTCGGCCTCGCCCAACTGGACAAGCCGGCCGCCGCAGTGATCTGGACCACGACGCCTTGGACCATCCCGGCCAACCAGGCGCTCAACCTGCATCCGGAATTCGAGTACGCGCTGGTGGACGTGGGCGATCGCCTACTCGTCGTCGCCAAGGAACTGCTCGCCTCCTGCCTGGAGCGCTGGAACAAGAGCGGCGCGGTGATCGCGACCGCGCCCGGCAAGTCGCTCGAGAACCTGCGCTTCCACCATCCGCTCTACGAGCGCGAATCGATCGCCTACCTGGCCGACTACGTGGGCCTGGATGCCGGCACCGGCATCGTGCACTGCGCGCCCGCGCACGGCGTGGATGACTTCAACGTGTGGCGCGCCTACGGCCGCAGCAACGAAGAGATCATCGCCCCGGTCAAGGGCGACGGCCACTTCGTCGCCGACCTGCCCTACTTCGGCGGCCAGATGATCTGGAAGGCCAATCCGCAGATCGTGGAGAAGCTCACCGAGGCCGGCAATCTGCTCGCGCACGGCAACATCACGCACAGCTACATGCACTGCTGGCGCCACAAGACGCCGATCATCTACCGCGCCACCGCGCAATGGTTCGTCGGCATGGACAAGCTCCCGGCGGACGGCGTGAGCCTGCGCGACAAGGCGCTCGCCGGCGTGGAGGCCACGGCCTTCTACCCTGCCTGGGGCAAGCCGCGCCTGCACGCCATGATCGCCGGCCGGCCCGACTGGTGCATCTCGCGCCAGCGCAACTGGGGCGTACCCATCCCCTTCTTCCTGCACAAGGAAACCGGCGAGCTGCATCCGCGCACCGTCGAGCTGATGGACAAGGTCGCGCAGCGCGTCGAGAAGGAAGGCATTGAAGCCTGGTTCCGGCTGGACGCCGCCGAGCTGCTCGGCGACGAGGCCGCGCACTACCAGAAGATCAGCGACACCCTGGACGTGTGGTTCGATTCCGGCACCACGCACTGGCATGTGCTGCGCGGCTCGCATCCGGACGGCCACGCGACGGGCCCGCGCGCCGACCTCTACCTCGAAGGCTCGGACCAGCACCGCGGCTGGTTCCACTCCTCGCTCCTCACCGGTGCTGCCATCGACGGCCATGCTCCCTACAAGGCGCTGCTCACCCACGGCTTCACCGTGGACGAGAAGGGCCGCAAGATGAGCAAGTCGCTGGGCAACACCATCGAGCCCGACGAGGTCAGCAATAAGCTGGGCGCCGAGAACCTGCGCCTGTGGGTGGCGACCACGGACTACTCGGGCGAACTGGCCATCTCCAAGGAGATCCTCGATCGCGTGGTCGAGGTCTATCGCCGCCTGCGCAACACCCTGCGCTTCCTGCTCGCCAACACCGCCGACTTCGACATCGCCAAGGATGCGGTGGCTATGGACCAGTGGCTGGATATCGACCACTACGCGCTGGCGCTCACGCGTCGCATGGCCCAACAGGCGGAAGCCGACTACGCGGGCTACGAATTCCACCGCGTGATCCAGGGCCTGCAGATCTTCTGCTCGGAAGACCTCGGCGCCTTCTACCTCGACGTACTCAAGGACCGGCTCTACACCAGCCAGGTCGATTCCGTTGCGCGCCGCGCCGCACAGACCGTGCTCTGGCATATCACCCAGACCGTGGTGAAGCTGATGGCGCCCATCCTCTGCTTCACCGCCGAGGAAATCTGGAGCGTGCTCAACCCGGGCAAGACCGACGACAGCGTGATGCTGCACACCTGGCATGCACTGCCCGAGCAGGCCGACGAGGCTGCGCTGGTGGCCCGCTGGGAAGCGATCCGCGCGGTGCGCGCCGAAGCGCTCAAGGCGATCGAAGCGGTGCGCACCGAAGGCCGCATCGGCGCCTCGCTGCAGGCCGAAGTGGAGATCCGTGCAGCGGGCGACGCCTACGCCGCGCTGGCTTCGCTGGGCGAGGACCTCAAGTTCGTGCTCATCACCTCCGCCGCGACGCTCGTGAAGGTCGACAACGAGACCGACGCCGGCGTCACCGTCACGCCGACCGAGCACGCCAAGTGCGAGCGCTGCTGGCACTGGCGCGCCGATGTCGGCGCCCACGCCGAGCACAGCACCCTGTGCGGCCGGTGCGTGAGCAACCTCTTTGGCAGCGGCGAGGTGCGCGAACATGCCTAA